In Geothermobacter ehrlichii, a genomic segment contains:
- a CDS encoding SseB family protein, giving the protein MTELDKALETFHQDMMNPENQSLFYDLFLNSAIFIPVHPDEGTEPGRDRSGEEGTVPMVLEAEGDDYLMLFDSIEKMTTWAEQDVDYIVLPGHVIAEYSSPGLFWALNVGSEHQKQFVPEEIDWLKDIIKAFNAENAGQPVAE; this is encoded by the coding sequence ATGACCGAACTCGACAAGGCGCTGGAGACTTTCCACCAGGACATGATGAACCCGGAGAACCAGTCCCTGTTCTACGACCTGTTTCTCAACTCGGCCATCTTCATCCCGGTGCACCCCGATGAAGGAACCGAACCGGGTCGCGACCGCAGCGGCGAGGAAGGGACCGTCCCCATGGTGCTGGAAGCCGAAGGGGACGACTATCTGATGCTGTTCGACAGCATCGAAAAAATGACCACTTGGGCCGAACAGGATGTCGACTACATCGTCCTGCCGGGACACGTCATCGCCGAGTATTCGTCGCCCGGCCTTTTCTGGGCCCTGAATGTTGGTTCCGAGCACCAGAAGCAGTTCGTTCCCGAGGAAATCGACTGGCTCAAGGATATCATCAAGGCCTTCAACGCCGAAAACGCCGGCCAGCCGGTTGCCGAGTGA
- a CDS encoding tetratricopeptide repeat protein produces MSEHFDDFDDLSELDDDQLEHVQAALERGENQIALDLAEVYLEEHPLDVEALNYCAVAASNLGDQVKAMALYRKALRFDPGNGALHHNFGVLLERLGRYDEAYHHFWRSLELQPDFPEAYVNLGNVLDEMGRTSEALQMYQRALRRMPNSADIYYNIGYALNRIGHHGEALGFFDRALQLKPDDAASLNGRGYALAGLQRDEEALVWYERAIAAMEMPNYHYNRGLSLQRLERSDDALAAFDRALELAPDFFEALIERALLHIERGDYPVAQQDLDRAEDLDPGRTEPLFYRSMLLERQGRLEEALQEIERCLQIDPAFGMARNNRGNLLLKLGRLDEALACFDALLAESAQLAVVHYNRACVMARKRKVREAVRSLARAIEQDPVFLREAHSDPDFDAIRKRPSFRALLERYEQAT; encoded by the coding sequence ATGAGTGAGCACTTCGACGATTTCGACGATCTGTCCGAGCTGGACGACGACCAGCTCGAGCATGTACAGGCCGCCCTGGAAAGGGGCGAAAACCAGATCGCGCTTGATCTGGCCGAGGTCTACCTTGAGGAGCATCCGCTCGATGTCGAGGCCCTGAACTACTGCGCCGTCGCCGCGTCGAACCTCGGTGACCAGGTCAAGGCGATGGCCCTGTACCGCAAGGCGCTCAGGTTCGATCCGGGCAACGGTGCTCTGCACCACAATTTCGGTGTGCTGCTGGAGCGGCTGGGGCGTTACGACGAGGCCTACCATCATTTCTGGCGTTCGCTGGAACTGCAGCCCGATTTTCCGGAAGCCTACGTCAACCTGGGCAACGTGCTCGATGAGATGGGGCGGACGAGCGAAGCGCTGCAGATGTACCAACGGGCGCTGCGGCGGATGCCCAATTCGGCCGACATCTACTACAACATCGGTTACGCCCTGAACCGGATCGGCCACCATGGCGAGGCCCTCGGCTTTTTCGACCGGGCCCTGCAGCTCAAACCGGACGATGCGGCTTCGCTCAACGGCCGGGGCTATGCCCTGGCCGGACTGCAGCGCGACGAGGAGGCGCTGGTCTGGTACGAACGGGCCATCGCCGCCATGGAGATGCCGAACTACCATTACAACCGGGGGCTGAGCCTGCAGCGGCTGGAGCGGTCGGACGATGCTCTGGCCGCCTTTGACAGGGCGCTGGAGCTGGCTCCCGACTTTTTCGAGGCTTTGATCGAACGGGCGCTTCTGCATATTGAGCGGGGCGACTATCCGGTGGCGCAGCAGGATCTCGACCGTGCCGAAGACCTCGACCCCGGCCGGACCGAGCCACTTTTTTATCGCTCCATGCTGCTGGAACGGCAGGGGAGACTGGAGGAGGCGTTGCAGGAAATCGAGCGCTGCCTGCAGATCGATCCCGCTTTCGGCATGGCGCGCAACAACCGGGGCAACCTGCTGCTGAAACTGGGACGGCTGGACGAGGCGCTCGCCTGCTTCGACGCCCTGCTGGCCGAATCGGCACAACTTGCCGTGGTCCACTACAACCGGGCCTGCGTCATGGCCCGCAAGCGGAAGGTGCGCGAGGCGGTGCGTTCTCTGGCCCGGGCCATCGAACAGGATCCCGTCTTTCTGCGCGAGGCGCACAGCGACCCGGATTTTGACGCCATCCGGAAGCGGCCCTCTTTCAGAGCCCTGCTGGAGCGATACGAACAAGCAACATGA
- a CDS encoding TIGR00725 family protein, protein MARRLLIGVVGAGQASEKGARLAEKVGRRLAEAGAVLVCGGLGGVMEAACRGAVRAGGETIGLLPGPDPAAANDHVTLALPTGLGHARNVLIAQVSAALIAVDGEYGTLSEIAIGLKLGRPVVAIGSRWQVPGIRPVETAEEAVELALRLAEKRP, encoded by the coding sequence ATGGCGCGGCGTCTGCTCATCGGGGTTGTCGGTGCCGGCCAGGCGAGTGAAAAGGGCGCACGACTGGCCGAAAAGGTCGGCCGTCGGCTGGCCGAGGCTGGTGCCGTTCTGGTCTGCGGCGGGCTCGGCGGCGTGATGGAAGCGGCCTGCCGGGGAGCGGTTCGCGCCGGCGGTGAGACTATCGGCCTGTTGCCGGGGCCGGACCCGGCGGCCGCCAATGACCATGTGACCCTGGCCTTGCCGACCGGATTGGGACATGCGCGCAACGTGCTGATCGCCCAGGTGTCCGCGGCCCTGATCGCCGTCGATGGCGAATATGGTACCCTGTCGGAGATCGCCATCGGCCTGAAGCTCGGCCGGCCGGTCGTCGCCATCGGCAGCAGGTGGCAGGTACCGGGGATCCGGCCGGTCGAGACCGCGGAGGAAGCGGTCGAACTTGCACTGCGTCTGGCCGAAAAGCGGCCCTGA
- a CDS encoding UDP-2,3-diacylglucosamine diphosphatase, whose translation MKDLFIADAHLLDPEDTNYQRLLAFLESRRGRIRNLVILGDLFEFWVGYREVVFSRYLPLLELLHRLHREGARITYVEGNHDFHLGPWFAQKLGCRILPDGGDIEIDGRRFHLAHGDLLNPADTAYLRLRWILRSRLLRGLIAAVPPDLTWRISRAMARRSAGRKKERPAFDPTPLLVTYAEKKIAEGADFVLTGHFHRPMELSIGKGKLVALGDWITDFSYAVHDNGALSLHSAADESPASVTSG comes from the coding sequence ATGAAAGACCTCTTCATCGCCGACGCCCACCTGCTCGATCCGGAAGACACCAATTACCAGAGGCTGCTTGCCTTTCTGGAGAGCCGGCGGGGAAGAATCCGCAACCTGGTCATTCTGGGGGACCTGTTCGAATTCTGGGTCGGCTACCGGGAAGTGGTCTTCAGCCGCTACCTGCCGCTGCTCGAACTGCTGCACCGCCTGCACCGCGAAGGCGCCCGCATCACCTACGTCGAAGGGAACCACGACTTTCACCTCGGTCCATGGTTCGCGCAAAAACTTGGCTGCCGCATTCTGCCGGACGGCGGCGACATCGAGATCGACGGCCGCCGTTTTCACCTGGCGCACGGCGACCTGCTCAACCCCGCGGACACCGCCTATCTGCGCCTGCGGTGGATATTGCGCAGCAGGCTGCTGCGCGGCCTGATCGCCGCCGTTCCGCCGGACCTGACCTGGCGTATCTCCCGCGCCATGGCCCGGCGAAGCGCCGGCCGGAAAAAAGAGCGCCCCGCCTTCGACCCGACGCCGCTGCTCGTCACCTACGCCGAGAAAAAAATCGCCGAAGGGGCAGATTTCGTTCTGACCGGGCACTTCCACCGCCCCATGGAGCTGAGCATCGGCAAGGGCAAGCTGGTCGCCCTGGGCGACTGGATCACCGATTTTTCCTACGCCGTCCACGACAACGGTGCCCTGAGTCTTCACTCGGCGGCGGACGAAAGCCCGGCCTCCGTCACGTCCGGATAA
- a CDS encoding energy transducer TonB, with product MAAAGDAGGRTGLQTDAQPALLANPRPVYPSLARRRGWEGTVLVRIRVETSGRVGEASLVHSSGHRILDRSALKQVRGWRFRPAMKDGKPVAGEVILPIRFELHQG from the coding sequence GTGGCGGCAGCCGGGGACGCCGGCGGTCGCACCGGATTGCAAACGGACGCCCAACCGGCGCTGCTGGCCAATCCACGACCGGTCTATCCCTCGCTGGCCAGGCGGCGGGGATGGGAAGGCACGGTGCTGGTCAGAATCCGGGTCGAAACCTCGGGCAGGGTCGGCGAAGCGAGCCTGGTGCACTCATCGGGCCACCGGATTCTCGACCGTTCAGCCCTGAAACAGGTCCGGGGCTGGCGGTTCCGGCCGGCCATGAAGGATGGCAAACCGGTAGCGGGCGAGGTAATCCTGCCGATCAGGTTTGAATTGCATCAGGGATAG
- a CDS encoding XTP/dITP diphosphatase, which translates to MKLVIATKNRGKLEEIGKILADWPFEIVSLAEFTDLPEVVEDGATFADNAEKKAATIARATGHLTLADDSGLVVEALGGAPGVHSARYAGPEASDADNNRKLLTALAEVPEPRRAAFVCDIALCTPAGDCWHFTGRLEGEILQTARGSGGFGYDPLFYMEDHGCTLAEMPLERKNAISHRGQALRVMLQALPDILSQLQPVS; encoded by the coding sequence GTGAAGCTGGTCATCGCCACAAAAAACCGCGGCAAGCTGGAGGAGATCGGAAAGATCCTGGCCGACTGGCCGTTCGAGATCGTCTCCCTGGCCGAGTTCACCGACCTGCCGGAGGTCGTCGAAGACGGTGCCACTTTTGCCGACAACGCCGAAAAGAAGGCTGCGACCATCGCCCGGGCGACCGGCCATCTGACCCTGGCCGACGATTCCGGACTTGTGGTCGAGGCTCTGGGCGGCGCCCCCGGCGTGCATTCGGCCCGGTACGCCGGACCAGAGGCCAGCGATGCCGACAACAACCGCAAGCTGCTCACCGCGTTGGCGGAGGTTCCCGAGCCGCGGAGGGCCGCCTTCGTCTGCGACATCGCCCTGTGCACTCCGGCCGGCGACTGCTGGCATTTCACCGGCCGCCTCGAAGGAGAGATTCTGCAAACTGCCCGGGGAAGTGGCGGATTCGGCTACGATCCTCTATTCTATATGGAGGACCACGGTTGCACCCTGGCGGAAATGCCCCTCGAACGGAAGAACGCCATCAGCCATCGGGGGCAGGCCCTGCGCGTGATGCTGCAGGCGCTGCCGGACATTCTTTCGCAGCTGCAGCCGGTTTCCTGA
- a CDS encoding N-acetylmuramoyl-L-alanine amidase has product MSRLSFILPVLLACLVSADVAQAAVELAWSGSRPHRIEEVYNRDGVPYLAVEDVLSALRLRGRWHSVEHRFRFRTPSGVASIFPGGNYLEIDGRFIPLDHPPLFIDGRLRVAEDFVIGQLPGLVGRSVYYRNLDPPEQLVVESDNPIDQLFALLLRKKQSKSGPRLRAVAIDVGHGGEDPGTIGLHGTKEKDVALAFARQLEKLLKMRLGVDVYLSRDGDYSLDGQQRLRTVLDRDVDLFILLHAQGHFASGPHGVELYIRPQEEFSARDLRQERRGGSRRLAAEVRQSLLDEGFAVSEVRQAGLLPLGRGDLPTVMLELGYLTNPDDLALLTDPEARQMLAEAVVEGVERFGRDQRSVK; this is encoded by the coding sequence ATGTCTCGCCTGTCCTTCATTTTGCCGGTGCTGCTGGCATGTCTCGTTTCCGCCGACGTCGCGCAGGCGGCGGTGGAGCTGGCCTGGAGCGGCAGCCGGCCGCACCGGATCGAGGAGGTCTACAACCGCGACGGCGTTCCCTATCTCGCCGTCGAGGATGTTTTGTCCGCCCTGAGGCTGCGCGGCCGCTGGCATTCGGTCGAACACCGGTTCCGCTTTCGCACCCCGTCCGGCGTGGCGTCGATCTTTCCCGGCGGCAACTACCTCGAGATCGACGGCCGCTTCATTCCTCTCGATCATCCGCCGCTTTTTATCGACGGCCGGCTCAGGGTTGCCGAAGACTTCGTCATCGGCCAGTTGCCGGGCCTGGTCGGGCGGTCGGTCTACTACCGCAATCTCGACCCTCCGGAACAGCTGGTCGTCGAGAGCGACAATCCCATCGACCAGCTGTTCGCCCTGCTGTTGCGCAAGAAACAGTCGAAATCCGGGCCGAGGCTGCGGGCGGTGGCGATCGATGTCGGGCACGGCGGCGAAGATCCCGGCACCATCGGCCTGCATGGGACCAAGGAGAAGGACGTGGCGCTGGCTTTCGCCCGCCAGCTGGAAAAGCTGCTGAAGATGCGGCTCGGCGTCGACGTCTACCTCAGCCGGGACGGCGATTACAGTCTTGATGGTCAGCAGCGGCTCAGAACCGTGCTCGACCGGGACGTCGATCTGTTCATCCTTCTGCACGCCCAGGGGCATTTTGCTTCCGGGCCGCACGGCGTCGAGCTCTACATCCGGCCGCAGGAGGAATTTTCGGCGCGTGATCTCAGGCAGGAACGACGCGGCGGCAGCCGTCGTCTCGCCGCCGAGGTGCGGCAGTCGCTGCTCGATGAAGGCTTTGCCGTCTCGGAGGTGCGGCAGGCCGGTCTGCTGCCCCTCGGTCGGGGCGATCTGCCGACCGTGATGCTCGAACTCGGCTATCTGACCAATCCCGATGACCTTGCCCTGCTGACCGACCCGGAGGCCCGGCAGATGTTGGCCGAGGCGGTGGTCGAGGGAGTGGAGCGCTTCGGTCGCGACCAGAGGAGTGTGAAGTGA
- the rph gene encoding ribonuclease PH has protein sequence MFQRPDGRAADQLRPVRFERNYTRYAEGSVLVTFGETRVLCNASVEEKVPPFMKGEGRGWVTAEYAMLPRATHTRSPREAARGRLGGRTMEIQRLIGRSLRAVMDLERLGERTIQIDCDVIQADGGTRTASITGAYVALVDALRKLQREGLLLDDPLRDSVSAVSVGIVEGTPLLDLCYDEDFRAEVDMNFVITGSGRFVEVQGTAESEPFTTEQLARLQRLALAGCARLDLAQKEALGDLL, from the coding sequence ATTTTTCAACGGCCTGACGGCCGGGCCGCCGACCAGCTGCGCCCGGTCCGCTTCGAACGCAACTACACCCGTTACGCCGAAGGTTCGGTGCTTGTCACTTTCGGTGAAACCAGGGTGCTCTGCAACGCCAGTGTCGAGGAGAAGGTGCCGCCTTTCATGAAGGGCGAAGGTCGCGGCTGGGTGACCGCGGAATACGCCATGCTGCCGCGGGCGACCCACACCCGCAGCCCCCGCGAGGCGGCCAGGGGGCGGCTCGGCGGCCGCACCATGGAAATCCAGCGGCTGATTGGCCGTTCCCTGCGGGCGGTGATGGATCTCGAGCGGCTCGGCGAGCGGACGATCCAGATCGACTGCGACGTCATCCAGGCCGACGGCGGTACCCGCACCGCTTCCATCACCGGCGCCTATGTAGCGCTGGTTGACGCCCTGCGCAAGCTGCAGCGGGAGGGGCTGTTGCTCGACGATCCGCTGCGCGACAGTGTTTCGGCGGTCAGTGTCGGGATCGTCGAGGGGACGCCCCTGCTCGATCTCTGTTACGACGAGGACTTTCGTGCCGAGGTCGACATGAATTTCGTCATCACCGGTTCCGGCCGTTTTGTCGAGGTGCAGGGAACGGCGGAATCCGAGCCGTTTACGACCGAGCAGCTGGCCCGGCTGCAGCGGCTGGCCCTTGCGGGATGCGCCCGGCTCGATCTGGCGCAGAAGGAAGCACTGGGAGATCTGCTGTGA
- a CDS encoding YhjD/YihY/BrkB family envelope integrity protein, translating into MFQWVRDFFLREIWRIDPEGLNPGQRFLLRLGQVASRTVRDFVADRCLLRASALTYASMLSFVPLLALMFAVLKGLGVQNRLEPLLLEHIAVGSEEIVSRIVQYINNTNVGRLGTFGLVFLVMTVLTLLSNIEDSFNAIWYVRETRSLMRRFADYFSVVILGPIFLVLAVTMTASLESQEFILQLKSTVYVGPLVIFLFNVLPYIAMWAAFAFLYIFMPNIRVRLQAALIGGIVGGTLWQLTQWGYVNFQVGVARYNAIYGTMAALPIFMIWLYISWVIVLLGVEVTYAWQNLGSLRQDELGGETSAADRERVALGIMLYLGGRFRKGETPGRAHQIARDLGLPSRLVRNIIGQLVQLRLLVEVNDGDLDEAGYQPARALDGLRIVDFLRQIRGEMRLQPAGELPEELCQAERVEEMLDQAAEQALGGRTLADLIRT; encoded by the coding sequence ATGTTTCAGTGGGTGAGGGACTTCTTTCTGCGGGAGATCTGGCGGATCGATCCGGAAGGGCTCAATCCGGGCCAGCGGTTTCTGCTGCGCCTCGGCCAGGTCGCGTCCCGCACGGTCAGGGATTTCGTCGCCGACCGCTGCCTGCTGCGCGCCTCGGCCCTGACCTACGCCAGTATGCTCTCTTTCGTTCCGCTGCTGGCCCTGATGTTCGCCGTCCTCAAGGGGCTTGGCGTGCAGAACCGGCTCGAGCCGCTGCTGCTCGAACATATCGCCGTCGGCTCCGAAGAGATCGTCTCCCGCATCGTCCAGTACATCAACAACACCAACGTCGGACGATTGGGCACCTTTGGCCTGGTCTTTCTGGTGATGACGGTGCTGACCCTGCTCTCCAACATCGAGGACAGCTTCAACGCCATCTGGTACGTGCGCGAAACCCGCTCCCTGATGCGCCGGTTCGCCGACTACTTTTCGGTGGTCATTCTCGGTCCCATCTTCCTGGTGCTGGCGGTGACCATGACCGCCTCGCTCGAATCGCAGGAATTCATCCTGCAACTCAAAAGCACGGTCTACGTCGGCCCGCTGGTCATCTTTCTGTTCAACGTTCTGCCCTACATCGCCATGTGGGCGGCCTTCGCCTTTCTCTACATCTTCATGCCCAACATCAGGGTGCGGCTGCAGGCGGCGCTGATCGGCGGCATCGTCGGTGGCACCCTCTGGCAGCTCACCCAGTGGGGCTACGTCAACTTCCAGGTCGGGGTTGCCCGCTACAACGCCATCTACGGCACCATGGCGGCGCTGCCCATTTTCATGATCTGGCTCTACATCTCCTGGGTCATCGTGCTGCTGGGGGTGGAGGTGACCTATGCCTGGCAGAATCTCGGCAGCCTGCGCCAGGACGAACTGGGCGGAGAGACCAGCGCCGCCGACCGCGAGCGGGTGGCTCTCGGCATCATGCTCTATCTCGGTGGCCGTTTTCGCAAGGGGGAGACGCCGGGGCGCGCGCACCAGATTGCCCGCGATCTCGGGCTGCCCTCGCGGCTGGTGCGCAACATTATCGGGCAGCTGGTGCAGCTGAGGCTGCTGGTCGAGGTCAATGACGGCGACCTTGATGAGGCGGGTTACCAGCCGGCGCGAGCCCTGGACGGGCTGCGCATCGTCGATTTTCTGCGTCAGATCAGGGGGGAGATGAGGTTGCAGCCGGCCGGGGAGCTGCCGGAAGAGCTCTGTCAGGCCGAACGGGTCGAGGAGATGTTGGACCAGGCAGCCGAGCAGGCTCTTGGCGGCAGGACGCTGGCCGATCTTATCCGGACGTGA
- a CDS encoding heavy metal translocating P-type ATPase, whose amino-acid sequence MKQRLTLPVQGMKCGKCVAKLEAALSALAGVEEVKVDLDAAAATLVIDDARIDREAIRQAIVQAGFVVADDKGKTDGRERLERAELKLYGMSCTNCARTVEKGLSQLPGVREAQVNFALQSLQLAWDPQRTDLEGIRDRIRALGFRASAGEAAETPGEMRIAVGGMSCSNCARSIEKRLLAVDGVHRAVVSLADECVSVHFDPEKVGRRELFDAIVDAGYRPLTAERADDDEAARQARWLVFAALLSLPIMPLMWFVPFGDGTLPLVALLSTVVQFSAGLTFYRGAWHALRNRSGNMDLLVALGISAAWSYSCLSFLGLLGAGSPVFFETSALLITFIRFGKWLESRARGRASRALRELLDLRPQKARLLVGGREKEIPADLVEVGDRLLVRPGEKIPVDGIVIEGEAAVDESLLTGESVPVTRRPGDAVTGGTIDRDGRLVIEARRVGQDTALSQIAALVAAAQADKAPIQRLADRVSNIFVPAVVSLSLLTFVGWYLTGAGFLFAFQTAVAVMVIACPCALGLATPTAIMVGSTIGLKAGILFKKASVLENVARLQVLLLDKTGTLTSGLFRVTDIRPAPGVGEAELLALAGPLAAVSNHPLSRAVASRAAGAGEAAVSDVVEQGGGGVSGRVAGRPVLLGSEEFLTGRGVETGALRDVAQEMVAAGKSLVWVAREGKLAGFLALQDSLKPDAAEAVAALRRLGLRTVLLTGDRNVVARAVAAEVGTDDVEAEVRPEQKLDVVRRYQEQGFRVGMVGDGINDAPALAAADVGIAIGSGTDVARETGDLVLVHDSVMDVARAIRLGWLTLLKIRQNLFWAFVYNLVGIPLAAGLFYPWFGWLLRPEFAGLAMAMSSVSVVSNSLLLNRHAAAIRGN is encoded by the coding sequence ATGAAACAGCGACTGACGTTGCCCGTTCAGGGCATGAAATGCGGCAAATGCGTCGCCAAGCTGGAGGCTGCCCTCTCCGCGCTTGCCGGTGTGGAGGAGGTGAAAGTCGATCTCGACGCCGCGGCGGCGACCCTGGTGATAGACGACGCCCGGATCGACCGCGAAGCGATCCGGCAGGCCATCGTTCAGGCCGGATTCGTTGTCGCTGACGACAAGGGCAAAACGGACGGGCGTGAGCGCCTGGAGCGGGCCGAGCTGAAGCTCTACGGCATGAGCTGCACCAACTGCGCCCGCACGGTCGAGAAGGGATTGTCGCAGCTGCCGGGCGTGCGCGAGGCGCAGGTCAATTTTGCCCTGCAGAGCCTGCAGCTGGCCTGGGACCCGCAGCGGACTGACCTCGAAGGTATCCGTGATCGCATCCGCGCTCTCGGTTTCCGGGCCAGTGCGGGTGAGGCCGCCGAAACCCCGGGCGAGATGCGGATCGCCGTCGGCGGCATGAGCTGCAGCAACTGCGCCCGGAGTATCGAAAAACGGCTGTTGGCCGTCGACGGCGTGCACCGGGCGGTGGTCAGCCTGGCCGACGAATGCGTCAGCGTGCATTTCGACCCGGAAAAGGTCGGCAGGCGCGAGCTGTTCGACGCCATCGTCGACGCCGGCTACCGGCCGCTGACGGCGGAGCGGGCGGATGACGACGAAGCGGCGCGCCAGGCCCGCTGGCTGGTCTTCGCGGCGCTTCTCTCCCTGCCCATCATGCCGCTGATGTGGTTTGTCCCCTTCGGCGACGGCACCCTGCCGCTGGTGGCGCTGCTCTCCACTGTTGTCCAGTTCAGTGCCGGATTGACCTTCTATCGGGGCGCCTGGCATGCCTTGCGCAACCGATCCGGCAACATGGACCTTCTGGTCGCTCTCGGCATCAGCGCCGCCTGGAGCTATTCGTGCCTTTCCTTCCTCGGTCTTCTCGGCGCGGGCAGCCCGGTTTTCTTTGAAACCAGCGCCCTGCTGATCACCTTCATCCGTTTCGGCAAGTGGCTCGAATCGCGGGCAAGGGGCCGGGCCAGCCGGGCCCTGCGTGAACTGCTCGACCTGCGGCCGCAAAAGGCGCGGTTGCTGGTCGGGGGGCGGGAAAAGGAGATTCCGGCCGACCTGGTCGAGGTCGGCGACCGGCTGTTGGTGCGCCCCGGGGAGAAAATTCCCGTCGACGGCATCGTCATCGAGGGGGAGGCCGCCGTCGACGAATCGCTTTTGACCGGCGAATCGGTGCCGGTGACGCGCCGGCCGGGTGACGCTGTCACCGGCGGCACCATCGATCGCGACGGCCGGCTTGTTATCGAGGCCCGGCGGGTCGGTCAGGATACGGCCCTGTCCCAGATCGCCGCCCTGGTCGCCGCCGCCCAGGCCGACAAGGCTCCCATCCAGCGCCTGGCCGACCGGGTGTCCAACATCTTCGTGCCGGCGGTGGTGAGTCTGTCTCTTCTGACCTTCGTCGGCTGGTATCTGACCGGCGCCGGTTTCCTCTTCGCCTTCCAGACGGCGGTGGCGGTGATGGTCATCGCCTGCCCCTGCGCCCTGGGCCTGGCGACGCCGACCGCCATCATGGTCGGCAGCACCATAGGCCTGAAGGCCGGCATCCTGTTCAAGAAAGCTTCGGTGTTGGAGAATGTCGCCCGGCTGCAGGTGCTGCTGCTCGACAAGACCGGAACCCTGACCAGCGGCCTGTTCCGGGTGACCGACATCCGACCGGCGCCGGGCGTTGGCGAAGCCGAACTGCTCGCGCTGGCCGGCCCCCTGGCGGCGGTCAGCAATCACCCTCTGTCCAGGGCGGTGGCGTCCAGGGCGGCCGGAGCGGGGGAGGCGGCGGTGAGCGATGTCGTTGAACAGGGAGGTGGTGGCGTCAGCGGCCGGGTGGCCGGGCGGCCGGTTCTGCTCGGCAGCGAGGAGTTTCTGACCGGCCGGGGCGTCGAGACCGGCGCCTTGCGCGATGTCGCGCAGGAAATGGTCGCCGCCGGCAAGTCGCTGGTCTGGGTCGCCCGCGAGGGGAAACTGGCCGGATTCCTCGCCCTGCAGGACAGTCTGAAGCCGGATGCCGCCGAGGCGGTCGCCGCTTTGCGCCGGCTCGGGCTGCGCACCGTGCTGCTGACCGGCGACCGGAATGTGGTGGCTAGAGCGGTGGCGGCTGAGGTCGGTACCGATGATGTCGAGGCCGAGGTGCGCCCCGAACAGAAACTGGACGTGGTCCGCCGCTACCAGGAGCAGGGCTTTCGGGTCGGCATGGTCGGCGACGGCATCAACGACGCGCCGGCGCTGGCGGCTGCCGATGTCGGTATCGCCATCGGCAGCGGCACCGATGTCGCCCGCGAGACCGGCGATCTGGTGCTGGTTCATGATTCGGTGATGGATGTGGCGCGGGCGATCCGGCTGGGGTGGCTGACCCTGCTGAAAATCCGGCAGAACCTCTTCTGGGCCTTCGTCTACAATCTGGTCGGCATTCCGCTGGCGGCGGGGCTCTTCTACCCCTGGTTCGGCTGGCTGCTCAGGCCCGAGTTCGCCGGACTGGCCATGGCCATGTCGAGCGTTTCGGTGGTGAGCAACAGCCTGCTGCTCAACCGGCATGCTGCCGCCATCCGGGGGAACTGA
- a CDS encoding DHH family phosphoesterase codes for MQLERSREFSLQFLDWVRGKGRVLIVAHDNPDPDSLAAAAALKHLLLKTTGQEATIAYGGMIGRGENRAMAQELEIDAVHFSGIDPGQFQVVCMVDTQPGTGNNSFPDNLPVHLVIDHHPLRDACQTCRWVDVREDYGASATILLEYLLAHDVSFGTRLATILFYAIKSETQDLGRDWVRADREAYLYLLPLANNRILYRVTHPKVPRDYFFSYSRAIENSRIYGDVLAFNLYRVDNPDIVAEMADFLLRMEGVSLVLGMGHDGEDVYLSLRTGQPDINAGELIRTVMADLGTAGGHHNTAGGQIRSHSASQTTLRRLERRLTRRLLDALERKPVRGRRLLPQDD; via the coding sequence GTGCAGCTGGAACGATCCCGCGAGTTTTCCCTGCAATTTCTCGACTGGGTGCGCGGCAAAGGCCGGGTTCTGATCGTCGCCCACGACAATCCCGACCCCGATTCTCTGGCGGCGGCGGCGGCGCTCAAGCATCTGTTGCTCAAGACCACCGGCCAGGAAGCGACCATCGCCTACGGCGGCATGATCGGTCGGGGCGAAAACCGCGCCATGGCCCAGGAGCTGGAGATCGACGCCGTCCATTTTTCCGGCATCGATCCCGGGCAGTTTCAGGTGGTCTGCATGGTCGACACCCAGCCGGGAACCGGCAACAACAGCTTTCCCGACAACCTGCCGGTGCACCTGGTCATCGACCATCATCCCCTGCGCGACGCCTGCCAGACCTGCCGCTGGGTCGACGTGCGCGAGGACTACGGCGCTTCGGCCACCATTCTGCTCGAGTACCTGCTGGCCCACGACGTCAGTTTCGGCACCCGCCTGGCGACCATCCTTTTCTACGCCATCAAGTCGGAGACCCAGGATCTCGGCCGGGACTGGGTTCGGGCCGACCGTGAGGCCTATCTCTACCTGCTGCCGCTGGCCAACAACCGCATCCTCTACCGGGTGACCCACCCCAAGGTTCCCCGCGACTATTTCTTTTCCTACAGCCGGGCCATAGAAAATTCACGCATCTACGGCGATGTGCTGGCATTCAACCTCTACCGGGTCGACAATCCGGACATCGTTGCCGAAATGGCCGATTTCCTGTTGCGGATGGAGGGTGTGTCGCTGGTGCTCGGCATGGGGCATGACGGTGAGGATGTCTACCTTTCGCTGCGCACAGGCCAGCCCGACATCAACGCCGGCGAGCTGATCCGCACCGTCATGGCCGATCTCGGCACCGCTGGCGGCCACCACAACACTGCCGGGGGACAGATCCGGTCCCACTCCGCGTCCCAGACCACCCTGCGCCGGCTCGAACGGCGCCTGACCCGGCGGCTGCTCGACGCCCTTGAGCGCAAGCCGGTCAGGGGGAGGCGGCTGCTCCCCCAGGACGACTGA